The Bacillus sp. Bos-x628 genome segment TGTGTTGAAAGATGACATTGTATTGTTTGTGAATCAAATGGAAGAAAAACGAATCATTGAAGAAGAAATGGCGTATGTCGATCACCCATTTCAAGTGGTGACGATGGATTGGTATGAAGAGGATGACACTTACGTTCATACATTCACGAAAGACAAACGAATTGGGGCAGATACACAGATGGAAGGGTTTGAATGGATTGAGGCAGAATTGTCTCACATTCGATCTATTCTCTCCCAATCACAGCTCAATCAATATGAGAGTCTTTGTCATCAGGCGGCGGTTATAGTAGAAACGGTTTGCAAAGAAATCGTTCCGGGTCAAACGGAGCACGAGATTGCTTCACTTGTGGCGCAAAAAGCAATTGCTCAGGGGATGACCATTGAGGTGCTGCTTGTCGCAACAGATGACCGCATTTATCAATACCGTCACCCCATTCCAACAGAGAAAGCCTTGCAAAAGCATGCGCTCGTTGTTCTTTGTGCTGAACGGCATGGACTCGTCGCCAACGTCACAAGGTCAGTTTACTTTGGGCGTCTCCCGAATGACCTTGAAGAAAACAAAGAACGGCTTGCGCGGATTGATACGGTCATGAATGCGGCAACACGTCCAGGAAGAACCATTGGAGATGTGCTCAAAGCAGGAATTGCCCAATATGAAAAAGAGGGTTTCCCTGACAGTTGGAAAAAACTTCACCAAGGCGGAAAGACGGGTTTTGTGTCCAGAGAGATCATTGCAGTGCCCTCATCAGAGGAGGAAATCCAGCTTCATCAGGTGTTCACATGGAATCCATCATTGCCTGGTTTAAAATCAGAGGATACAATAGTTGTAGAGAAAGAGGGAAATCGATGTTTAACTTATACCGGTAAATGGCCGTATATTGAAATCGAACATGAAGGTCACGTCTACAGACGGCCTGACATCTTGGTAAGACATGGATAAAACTGATCAGCCGGCGATAAGCTGGTTTTTTGATGAAATTCTGTAGTGATTCCACTCATTTATCACGATTACCAATTCTTACAACGCATAGGTCAGTGATCGAAGCTTTCTTTTCTCGTTAACTTGCGTTAAAATAAGTAAGGTTTTTGTTAAATACGGGATACCTATTTGGAAATTGTTTACCTAGATAAAATTTCATAAAGTTAAATTGAAATTTGACCAAACTTTTTTATTGTGGTAAACCTAAATTTGACAAAGTTCTTTCTTGTATGTCCTTTGCCTTCAACTCTCAACTTTTCAAATTCCTAGAAATTTATTGTTTATACAATAATATAAATTTATGTCGAAATTATGACACTTTAATAGAAATCTGTTAAAAAATAAATGAACTTTTTAAAAAAGGGAAGCTAACTTCTACAGATTTTGATAGCATTACAAAGGGAAGAAAAGTTTTCGAAGGCAGATGGCTTTTCACAATGATTCAGCAATTTATACATTATATAAGGAAGGATGGTGATCTTCTTGTTCAGAGCCATTAAACCTATGCTTTTATTCGCGATGCTCGTGAGTGTTTTTATATTAGGAGGTTGTAGCAATATTGCTGTTTTAGATCCTA includes the following:
- a CDS encoding aminopeptidase P family N-terminal domain-containing protein, with product MIEQVRNLMKEKQLDGVLVQKRNNFSWLTGGRRNHIVLNTPEGVCKLLVLKDDIVLFVNQMEEKRIIEEEMAYVDHPFQVVTMDWYEEDDTYVHTFTKDKRIGADTQMEGFEWIEAELSHIRSILSQSQLNQYESLCHQAAVIVETVCKEIVPGQTEHEIASLVAQKAIAQGMTIEVLLVATDDRIYQYRHPIPTEKALQKHALVVLCAERHGLVANVTRSVYFGRLPNDLEENKERLARIDTVMNAATRPGRTIGDVLKAGIAQYEKEGFPDSWKKLHQGGKTGFVSREIIAVPSSEEEIQLHQVFTWNPSLPGLKSEDTIVVEKEGNRCLTYTGKWPYIEIEHEGHVYRRPDILVRHG